Proteins encoded within one genomic window of Humulus lupulus chromosome 1, drHumLupu1.1, whole genome shotgun sequence:
- the LOC133830173 gene encoding uncharacterized protein LOC133830173 produces the protein MNPLKCAFGVASGKFLGFILRHRGIEIDPAKIKAILEMPPPRNLRQLRGLQGRLAYIRRFISNLSGRCQPFSRLMQKTVPFIWDEACQNAFEMSKADPLRYILSKPVLSGRLAKWSMILSEFEINVVPQKAIKGQALADFLEAHPIPDNMELREDLPDEEAFTIETSPWQIFFDGAARNSGAGAGVVFVTSSGGLILYSLHILTICTHNVAEYEALIIGLKIALEIKIQSLEVFGDSLLVIKQMSGEFAVRHENLIPYHEKAKYLLAQFQEITLNHIPRSKNGKSDALANLAASLTLPEERDIQITIGECHVLPQSMGRIKEENTVNLIDFLDNSNETDWRQPIKDYIQKGVLPEDLKKRMDVRRRAPQFVIFNGTLYKLLFDGILLRCLSKEETIQALQETHAGTCGAHQAGPKLSAQLKQLGYY, from the exons ATGAAccctttaaaatgtgcatttgggGTAGCATCAGGAAAATTTCTCGGGTTTATCCTTAGACATCGAGGAATTGAAATTGACCCTGCAAAAATAAAAGCGATTTTGGAAATGCCTCCCCCACGTAACTTACGTCAATTACGTGGCCTACAAGGAAGACTTGCATATATTCGAAGATTCATTTCAAATCTTTCCGGCAGATGTCAACCTTTTTCAAGATTGATGCAGAAAACTGTCCCATTCATATGGGATGAGGCATGCCAAAATGCTTTTGAAA TGTCAAAAGCTGATCCCTTAAGATATATCTTATCAAAGCCCGTATTGTCTGGACGACTGGCTAAATGGTCCATGATTTTATCAGAATTTGAAATTAATGTTGTCCCGCAAaaagcaataaaaggacaagcgtTGGCTGATTTTCTGGAAGCACACCCAATTCCGGACAATATGGAGTTGCGAGAAGATCTTCCAGACGAAGAAGCTTTCACAATCGAGACTTCACCATGGCAAATATTTTTTGATGGGGCAGCAAGAAACAGTGGGGCAGGTGCAGGCGTTGTCTTTGTGACGTCGTCGGGAGGCCTGATACTTTACTCTCTTCATATTCTAACTATATGCACCCATAATgtagctgaatacgaagcattaaTTATCGGCCTCAAAATTGCACTCGAAATAAAAATACAGTCATTGGAAGTATTTGGTGATTCGCTTTTGGTTATTAAACAAATGAGTGGCGAATTTGCAGTCAGGCATGAGAATTTAATCCCTTACCATGAAAAGGCTAAATACTTGCTTGCTCAATTTCAAGAGATCACCCTAAATCATATCCCTAGATCAAAAAATGGTAAATCTGATGCTCTAGCTAACTTAGCTGCATCGTTGACACTTCCTGAAGAAAGGGATATCCAAATTACAATAGGAGAATGCCATGTGCTACCTCAATCCATGGGAAGAATTAAAGAGGAAAATACAGTTAACTTGATAGATTTTTTGGACAATTCAAACGAAACTGACTGGCGCCAACCAATCAAAGACTACATCCAAAAGGGagtcttgccagaagacttgaaAAAAAGAATGGATGTAAGAAGAAGAGCGCCTCAATTTGTGATCTTTAATGGCACATTATACAAACTCTTATTTGATGGGATATTGTTGAGATGTCTCTCAAAAGAAGAGACGATACAGGCACTTCAAGAAACTCATGCTGGTACATGTGGCGCTCATCAAGCTGGCCCAAAACTGTCAGCTCAATTAAAGCAGTTGGGTTATTATTAG